A window of Fragaria vesca subsp. vesca linkage group LG7, FraVesHawaii_1.0, whole genome shotgun sequence contains these coding sequences:
- the LOC101298838 gene encoding major facilitator superfamily domain-containing protein 5-like, whose product MEAFYYLVFGALAVVVAGAELSKSNKDRVNTSAAFNSFKNNYLVVYSLMMAGDWLQGPYVYYLYTTYGFGKGDIGHLFIAGFGSSMLFGTIVGSLADKQGRKRACITYCITYILSCITKHSPHYNVLMLGRILGGIATSLLFSAFESWLVAEHNKRGFEPQWLSVTFSKAIFLGNGVVAILAGLLGNTLVDSLALGPVAPFDAASCFLTIGMFVILFTWTENYGDPSESKDLFTQFRGAAVAIASDEKIALLGAIQSLFEGSMYTFVFLWTPALSPNDEDIPHGFIFSTFMLSSMLGSSLASRLMARQSPRVESYMQIVFAISATSLLLPIVTSFLVAPSGTKGGSISFAGCIQLLGFCAFEACVGLFWPSIMKMRSQYIPEEARSTIMNFFRIPLNIFVCIVLYNVDAFPMTVMFGMCSMFLFLACFLQRRLMLIVEKPKTEDWAGMKDRDTESEPLNL is encoded by the exons ATGGAGGCCTTCTACTACCTGGTGTTCGGAGCACTGGCGGTGGTCGTCGCCGGCGCCGAGCTCAGCAAAAGCAACAAGGACCGAGTCAACACCTCCGCGGCTTTCAATTCCTTCAAGAACAATTACCTCGTCGTTTACTCTCTCATGATGG CTGGGGACTGGTTGCAGGGTCCTTACGTTTACTACCTATATACTACGTATGGATTTGGGAAGGGTGATATTGGACATCTTTTCATTGCTGGCTTTGGCTCTTCTATGTTGTTTGGGACGATTGTTGGATCTCTAGCAGACAAACA GGGTCGAAAGAGGGCGTGCATCACTTATTGTATTACTTACATACTGAGCTGCATCACCAAACATTCTCCTCACTATAATGTCTTGATGTTGGGCCGTATTCTGGGAGGTATCGCCACATCACTTCTCTTTTCAGCGTTTGAGTCATGGCTTGTTGCTGAACACAACAAG AGGGGTTTCGAACCACAATGGTTGTCAGTAACATTCTCAAAGGCAATATTTCTTGGTAATGGTGTCGTTGCTATCTTGGCTGGGTTGCTTGGAAATACGCTTGTTGATTCTTTGGCTCTTGGTCCTGTTGCACCGTTCGACGCTGCTTCGTGCTTCCTTACAATAGGAATGTTCGTCATTTTATTTACATGGACAGAGAATTATGGAGATCCTTCAGAGAGCAAAGACTTGTTCACCCAATTCCGCGGTGCTGCTGTGGCTATTGCTTCTG ATGAGAAGATTGCATTACTGGGTGCGATACAGTCTCTGTTTGAAGGATCAATGTACACGTTTGTGTTCCTTTGGACTCCTGCTTTGAGCCCAAATGATGAAGACATTCCACATGGTTTTATCTTTTCAACATTCATGTTGTCTTCAATGCTTGGAAGCTCTCTTGCATCTCGGTTGATGGCTCGCCAATCACCTAGAGTAGAGAGCTATATGCAGATTGTCTTTGCCATTTCAGCTACCTCTCTCCTACTTCCCATTGTGACCAGT TTCTTGGTAGCACCTTCCGGGACGAAAGGAGGGAGCATCTCATTTGCAGGCTGTATCCAACTTCTTGGATTCTGTGCCTTTGAGGCTTGTGTAGGACTATTCTGGCCATCAATTATGAAGATGAGGTCCCAATACATACCTGAGGAGGCCAGGAGCACCATCATGAACTTCTTCCGTATTCCACTTAATATATTTGTCTGCATTGTGCTGTACAAT GTTGATGCATTCCCCATGACTGTTATGTTTGGGATGTGCTCCATGTTCCTCTTTCTCGCATGTTTCTTGCAGAGGCGCCTCATGTTAATTGTAGAAAAACCCA AGACCGAAGACTGGGCAGGAATGAAGGATAGGGACACCGAGTCAGAGCCATTAAACCTTTGA
- the LOC101298550 gene encoding rhodanese-like domain-containing protein 14, chloroplastic-like, with product MASLTSISLHSTSPLGFASKHDHSSCSWLKVKSVRSTRQGLSSQTVRRGLKIRCAATKQAKSPAEEEWKIKRELLLQKKVRSVDAKEALRLQKENNFVILDVRPVKEFKEAHPPNAVNVQIYRLIKEWTAWDIARRAAFAFFGIFAGTEENPEFIQTVESKIDKGAKIIVACAAGGTMRPTQNLPEGQQSRSLIAAYLLVLNGYTNVFHLEGGLYSWFKEGLPVESEDEEE from the exons ATGGCTTCTCTTACTTCAATCAGCCTACACTCAACTTCACCATTAGGATTTGCTTCTAAACATGATCATAGTTCTTGCAGCTGGCTCAAAGTGAAATCAGTAAGATCCACAAGGCAAGGATTGTCATCGCAGACCGTCCGACGGGGTCTGAAAATTCGTTGTGCAGCAACAAAACAGGCCAAATCACCAG CTGAAGAGGAATGGAAGATTAAGAGGGAGCTTCTGCTACAGAAAAAG GTAAGAAGTGTGGATGCAAAAGAAGCTCTACGGCTCCAGAAAGAAAACAACTTCGTGATTCTTGATGTACGGCCTGTGAAAGAGTTTAAAGAG GCTCATCCGCCGAATGCTGTCAATGTGCAAATCTATAGGCTTATAAAGGAGTGGACAGCTTGGGATATCGCCAGGCGCGCTGCGTTTGCATTTTTCGGCATTTTTGCAGGCACAGAAGAGAACCCTGAGTTCATCCAGA CTGTGGAATCAAAGATAGATAAGGGGGCAAAGATAATAGTGGCTTGTGCTGCTGGGGGTACAATGCGACCAACCCAAAATCTACCAGAAGGTCAACAGTCAAG ATCACTGATAGCGGCCTACTTGCTTGTCCTCAATGGTTATACCAATGTGTTCCACTTAGAAGGCGGACTTTACTCTTGGTTCAAAGAGGGACTGCCAGTAGAATCAGAAGACGAAGAAGAGTGA
- the LOC101306190 gene encoding uncharacterized protein LOC101306190 — MDETVDRVFFETKRHITRPCTPNYPPQQANDGGKGNFRSLLSLQGISQLREKWNGYKQPKKPRRLTSLLISPRGEYVAVVAGNQITILKKEDDYSEPCGTFTSGSPASFTTGTWSESHDVLGVSDETDTLYFIKANGSEIVRINRRQLKVSLPVISLIVHDDSDVQKSCLCSFIIVTSDGSLQHIEISQDPSSSIYSAQTSHNGLTVKGQSTHIVLCVDYHPELSLLAGVTIKSGGNHGSCYISVWRRSGTIDLEQLFSVQFDGFYSQPIGSGNQLAYPKVLISPQAKFLATLDLTGRLHVYKMDKESFSLSSFTCRQRFKSQVTSNLSTAEQKELIDIVDFTWWSDHILTFAKRSGLVTMLDLLSGLEIQEDGSIYSKPVLERIKLFQGNLFLLETLSSDERSNSGETKDSHTMEQITMDSLDQIDISRLNWSLVSFSERSAVEMYNILLRDKKNQAALKFADHHGLDKDEVMKSQWLHSNQGANDIRTLLSKVKDKHFVLSECVEKVGPTEDSVRAMLVHGLHITNQYGFSEPENDEGSQIWDFRMARLKLLQYSDRLETYLGINMGRFSVQEYSKFRAMPINEAAVTLAESGKIGALNLLFKRHPYSLAPYVLEILGSIPETIPVQTYGQLLPGRSPPTNIAMRDKDWVECEKMISFINKTPKDHEISIQIQTEPIVKQCRGSVWPSIKEIAMWYKKRARDIDTFSGQLENCMSLLEFAHHKGVHELQQFHDDVSYLHRLIYSDDSGGEVNSSLTLVMWEELSDYDKFKMMLKGVKEENLVARLHDMAVPLMQDRFHYSTSVSDDESFLVRWLKEAAYENKLDICLLVIEEGCKDFQSNSLFKDEVEAIDCALQCIYLCTSTDKWSTMAAILSKLPQMQGSESFIESLERRLKLAEGHIDVGRLLAFYQVPKLLNFFLESHADGKGVKQILRLIISKFIRRQPGRSDTDWATMWRDMQCIREKAFPFLDLEYMLMEFCRGLLKAGKFSLARNYLKGTSSVALASEKAENLVIQAAREYFFSASSLSCPEIWKAKECLNLFPSSGNVKVESDIIDALTVRLPSLGVTLLPVQFRQIKDPMEIIKMAITSETGAYLHVDELIEIAKLLGLSSPDNISSVQEAIAREAAVAGDLQLALDLCLVLAKKGHGHIWDLSAAIARGPALENMDINSRKQLLGFAISNCDEESVSELLHAWKDLDLQGQCETLMMLSETKCPDYSIHGSSIITDSVHNVQDIIKLKGCLDMVEGASSDDQEVHISNIKNSLSAVTKNLPVDNGTDLESILRENGKFLSFAAIQFPWLLGLSRKTEHCKKRNSNALPGKQFVSVRTQALVTILSWLARHGLAPTDDVVASLAKSIIEPPVTEEEYTASCSFLLNLVDPFNGVEVIEEQLRTRKDYQEISSIMNVGMTYSLLFSSAIECESPMQRRELLLRKFKEKHTQPSADEFDKFDKVKSTFWREWKLKLEDQKRVTDHCRALEKIIPGVDTARFLSRDSNYIGSVVLPLIDSVKLEKKHILKDILKLADGYGLNRAEVLLRYLSSVLVSEVWTNDDITAEISEFKGEIVHQAVETIKAISSAVYPAVDGCNKLRLGYMFGLLSDCYLQLEETSRELPILHPDQAHLSGFGLSRFYRLVEQECVRVAFIVDLNFKKIAGLGGLNFKCLSSEVYMHVNDSSLEALSKMIQTLTSIYSDPLPEGLITWQDVYKHYIWSLLTALETKAGTASIIKSTETLQGFVCQLEQSYEYCRRHIRLLAHVDSLNIMKRYFTIILPLFGSYGGLPDNSALQECLIILLNFWIRLIDEMKEIASHEDAGTNLKLNLDCLLQCLKVCMRLVMEDSVSPSQGWGTLVSFVKHGLIGDSASELYLFCRAMIFSGCGFGPVAEVFSEAVIRGPTGFTLVGDREIQELPHLYLNILEHILQDVVVSESQEYENLYQLLSSLSKLEGDLDDLDRVRNIIWERMAEFSDNLQLPGSTRVYALELMQYLTGKNSKGFSAAIQSNIIPWEGWDEMRLTNKKSETTANEGLADNSDKSNRFTSTLVALKSSQLVANISPTMEITPDDIQNLETAVSCFQKMCDVAQNYSHVESLLAVLGEWEGFFLVREDKEASVQVSDAGNEWTGDNWDEGWESFQESSISINPLHVCWLAIFKKLVMLSHFKDVLRLIDQSLLKDSGILLDEEGARSLSQIFLEIDCFMALKLVLLLPFKPLQEQCLAAVEDKLKQAGISDTMGGDLELLMLVLFSGVLSSIISDSSYGNMFSYICYLVGNLSHKCQAAQLQNQRRKGNSALGENERALLLFRTVLFPCFISELVKGDQQLLAGLVVTKFMHTNASLSLVNIAEASLGRFLEVQLNGLHDNFNLDETHSQDALQNTISSLRDKMENLIQDALSTLSTNVR, encoded by the exons ATGGATGAAACGGTAGACAGAGTGTTTTTCGAGACGAAAAGGCACATTACTAGACCGTGTACTCCCAATTATCCTCCTCAACAG GCAAATGATGGTGGTAAAGGGAACTTTCGATCACTGCTTTCCTTACAAG GTATCAGTCAACTCAGAGAAAAATGGAACGGATACAAGCAACCAAAAAAACCTAGAAGATTGACATCCTTATTAATCTCTCCAAGAGGTGAGTATGTAGCTGTGGTTGCTGGAAATCAGATAACAATTTTGAAGAAGGAGGATGACTACTCAGAGCCATGTGGAACTTTTACAA GTGGCAGCCCTGCTTCATTTACAACAGGAACCTGGTCAGAAAGTCATGATGTTCTTGGTGTCTCTGATGAGACGGATACATTATATTTTATCAAAGCCAATGGTTCAGAGATAGTAAGAATCAACAGGAGGCAATTAAAAGTATCTCTACCAGTGATAAGCTTGATTGTGCACGATGATTCTGATGTACAGAAATCTTGTTT GTGTAGCTTCATTATTGTTACGTCTGATGGTTCCCTCCAGCATATTGAGATTAGTCAGGATCCAAGTTCCTCTATCTATTCTGCACAGACATCACATAATGGACTAACTGTAAAGGGACAGTCCACTCATATTGTTTTGTGTGTTGACTACCATCCAGAGCTTTCATTGCTTGCTGGTGTCACGATAAAATCAGGTGGGAACCATG GGTCTTGTTATATTTCTGTTTGGCGTAGAAGTGGGACGATTGATCTGGAGCAGTTGTTTAGTGTTCAGTTTGATGGTTTTTATTCCCAACCAATAGGTTCTGGAAATCAGTTAGCATATCCAAAGGTTCTAATCTCACCACAAGCCAAATTTTTGGCTACTTTAGATCTGACAGGAAGGTTGCACGTATATAAGATGGATAAAGAAAGCTTCTCACTTTCAAGTTTTACATGCAGACAGAGATTTAAGTCACAAGTGACCAGTAATTTGTCAACTGCAGAACAGAAAGAGTTAATTGATATTGTGGACTTTACATGGTGGTCAGACCACATCCTTACTTTTGCAAAGCGGAGTGGCCTTGTGACCATGCTTGACCTTCTTAGTGGGTTAGAAATACAGGAAGATGGTTCTATATATTCTAAGCCTGTTTTAGAAAGAATAAAGTTGTTTCAAGGGAATCTGTTTCTTTTGGAGACTCTGTCTTCTGACGAGAGGTCTAATTCAGGTGAAACTAAAGATTCACATACGATGGAGCAAATAACTATGGACAGCCTTGACCAAATTGACATTTCCAGGTTGAACTGGAGCCTTGTATCATTTTCTGAGAGATCCGCTGTTGAAATGTATAATATTCTACTTAGAGATAAAAAGAATCAAGCTGCCTTGAAATTTGCTGATCATCATGGGCTGGACAAAGATGAAGTTATGAAATCACAATGGTTACACTCCAACCAAGGTGCAAATGACATACGTACATTGTTGTCAAAGGTGAAGGACAAACATTTTGTACTCTCTGAATGTGTTGAAAAGGTTGGACCAACTGAAGATTCTGTGAGGGCTATGCTTGTACATGGGCTGCACATAACTAACCAGTATGGGTTTTCTGAACCAGAAAATGATGAAGGTAGCCAAATTTGGGATTTCCGAATGGCTAGACTTAAGTTATTGCAATATAGTGACAGGTTGGAGACGTATCTCGGGATAAATATGGGCAG GTTTTCTGTGCAGGAATACAGCAAATTTCGAGCCATGCCTATAAATGAAGCTGCCGTAACACTTGCTGAAAGTGGGAAGATCGGAGCATTAAATCTTCTGTTCAAGCGTCATCCTTATTCCTTGGCTCCTTATGTATTGGAGATTTTAGGTTCTATCCCCGAAACAATTCCTGTGCAAACATATGGGCAACTTCTTCCTGGGAGGTCCCCGCCTACAAATATAGCTATGAGGGATAAGGATTGGGTTGAATGTGAGAAGATGATAAGTTTTATAAACAAGACACCCAAGGATCATGAGATTAGTATCCAAATCCAGACTGAACCTATAGTCAAGCAGTGCCGAGGGTCGGTTTGGCCATCCATTAAGGAAATAGCAATGTGGTACAAGAAGAGAGCTAGGGATATTGATACTTTTAGTGGGCAGCTAGAAAATTGTATGTCTTTGCTTGAGTTCGCTCATCACAAAGGTGTTCATGAGTTGCAGCAGTTCCATGATGATGTCTCTTACCTGCACCGACTGATTTATTCTGATGACAGTGGTGGTGAAGTAAATTCCAGTTTGACTCTTGTCATGTGGGAAGAATTATCTGATTATGATAAATTTAAAATGATGCTTAAAGGAGTAAAAGAAGAGAATCTGGTGGCAAGATTACATGATATGGCAGTTCCATTGATGCAAGATAGGTTTCATTATTCAACCTCTGTTTCTGATG ACGAGTCATTTCTGGTTCGCTGGCTGAAGGAAGCTGCCTATGAGAACAAATTGGATATATGCTTGTTGGTAATAGAGGAAGGGTGTAAAGATTTCCAAAGTAACAGCCTATTCAAGGATGAGGTTGAAGCTATAGATTGTGCCCTGCAGTGCATCTATCTGTGCACATCTACGGATAAGTGGAGTACTATGGCAGCTATATTGTCAAAACTTCCTCAAATGCAAG GTAGTGAAAGTTTTATTGAGAGTCTGGAGAGAAGATTGAAGCTGGCGGAAGGCCATATTGATGTCGGTAGACTCCTGGCATTTTACCAG GTGCCAAAGTTGCTGAACTTTTTCTTAGAGTCTCATGCAGATGGAAAAGGTGTAAAGCAAATTCTTCGCCTTATAATCTCAAAATTTATACGTCGGCAGCCTGGTCGATCAGATACTGATTGGGCAACCATGTGGCGGGATATGCAATGCATAAGGGAAAAAGCATTTCCTTTTCTGGACTTGGAGTATATGTTAATGGAATTTTGCAGAGGACTGCTTAAAGCTGGGAAATTTTCTCTTGCTAGGAACTATTTAAAGGGTACAAGTTCAGTTGCTTTGGCATCAGAGAAGGCTGAGAACCTTGTCATTCAAGCCGCAAGGGAGTATTTTTTCTCAGCTTCAAGCCTTTCTTGTCCTGAA ATCTGGAAGGCTAAGGAATGCCTCAATTTATTTCCAAGCAGTGGAAACGTTAAAGTAGAGTCTGATATTATTGATGCACTTACAGTTAGACTTCCCAGTCTAGGAGTGACTCTGTTACCCGTGCAATTCAGGCAAATAAAAGATCCAATGGAGATTATCAAAATGGCAATCACAAGTGAAACAGGTGCATATTTACATGTTGATGAACTCATTGAGATTGCCAAACTTCTTGGATTGAGCTCTCCAGACAATATATCTTCTGTTCAGGAAGCTATTGCCAGAGAGGCTGCGGTTGCTGGTGATCTACAATTGGCTCTCGATCTCTGTCTTGTTTTGGCTAAGAAAGGTCATGGTCACATTTGGGATTTATCTGCTGCTATAGCAAGGGGTCCTGCACTTGAAAACATGGATATAAATTCTCGAAAGCAGCTGCTGGGTTTTGCTATAAGTAATTGTGACGAGGAATCTGTTAGTGAGTTGCTCCACGCTTGGAAAGATCTTGATTTGCAAGGTCAGTGTGAAACATTAATGATGTTGAGCGAGACAAAATGTCCAGATTACTCAATACATGGCTCCTCGATCATTACAGATTCAGTACACAATGTACAAGATATAATCAAGCTAAAAGGTTGCTTGGACATGGTTGAGGGAGCTAGTTCTGATGACCAGGAAGTTCATATTAGTAACATTAAGAATTCACTTTCTGCTGTTACTAAAAACTTGCCTGTTGATAATGGTACCGATTTGGAATCAATTTTGAGAGAAAATGGAAAATTTTTGTCTTTTGCTGCTATACAGTTTCCTTGGTTGCTTGGACTAAGTAGGAAAACAGAACACTGTAAGAAGCGAAATAGTAATGCACTTCCTGGAAAGCAGTTTGTCAGTGTTAGAACACAGGCTTTAGTAACCATTCTCTCCTGGTTGGCAAGGCATGGTTTAGCTCCTACAGACGATGTGGTTGCCTCTCTGGCAAAATCTATTATTGAACCACCTGTTACTGAAGAGGAATATACAGCCAGCTGCTCCTTTCTCTTGAATCTGGTGGATCCTTTTAATGGGGTTGAAGTGATAGAGGAGCAGCTTAGAACAAGGAAGGATTACCAAGAAATTTCTAGCATCATGAATGTGGGGATGACATATAGCTTATTGTTTAGTTCTGCAATCGAGTGTGAAAGTCCTATGCAAAGGAGGGAGCTACTATTGAGGAAGTTTAAAGAGAAGCACACACAACCTAGTGCTG ATGAATTTGACAAATTTGACAAGGTAAAGTCTACCTTTTGGAGAGAATGGAAGCTGAAATTAGAAGACCAAAAGCGTGTTACAGATCACTGTAGAGCATTAGAGAAAATAATTCCTGGAGTTGACACAGCGCGCTTTTTGTCTCGAGACTCTAATTACATTGGGAGTGTTGTTCTTCCCCTTATTGATTCCGTTAAATTAGAGAAAAAACACATTTTAAAGGACATTCTGAAATTAGCTGATGGCTATGGCTTGAATCGTGCAGAG GTCCTTTTACGGTATCTAAGTTCTGTCCTTGTCTCTGAGGTATGGACAAATGATGATATCACAGCCGAAATATCAGAATTTAAAGGAGAAATAGTTCACCAAGCTGTTGAAACCATCAAAGCGATTTCCTCTGCTGTGTATCCTGCAGTCGATGGATGCAACAAGTTGCGCCTTGGTTACATGTTTGGTCTTCTTTCTGACTGCTACTTGCAACTGGAAGAAACTAGTAGAGAGTTACCAATATTACACCCTGATCAAGCGCATCTCTCTGGTTTTGGATTATCTCGTTTTTACAGGTTGGTGGAGCAAGAATGCGTAAGAGTTGCTTTTATTGTGGACCTGAACTTTAAAAAAATTGCTGGATTGGGGGGTTTGAACTTTAAGTGCTTAAGCTCTGAAGTCTACATGCATGTCAATGATAGTAGCTTGGAAGCTTTGTCAAAGATGATTCAGACTCTTACCAGCATATATTCCGATCCATTGCCAGAGGGTCTCATAACATGGCAGGATGTCTACAAACATTACATATGGAGTTTGCTGACAGCTTTAGAGACTAAAGCTGGAACAGCTTCAATCATCAAAAGCACTGAAACCCTTCAAGGTTTTGTGTGTCAACTTGAGCAGAGCTATGAATATTGCAGAAGGCATATCAGACTCTTGGCACATGTAGACTCTTTGAACATTATGAAGCGGTATTTCACAATAATCCTACCTCTTTTTGGTTCTTACGGGGGTCTACCAGATAACTCGGCATTGCAAGAGTGTCTTATAATTCTCTTGAACTTTTGGATAAGATTGATTGATGAAATGAAGGAAATTGCATCCCATGAGGATGCTGGAACAAATCTTAAGCTCAATTTAGATTGCTTATTGCAATGTCTAAAAGTTTGTATGAGGTTGGTAATGGAGGACAGTGTCTCCCCTAGTCAGGGGTGGGGTACACTCGTCAGCTTTGTCAAGCATGGTTTAATTGGTGATTCTGCTTCTGAACTTTATTTATTCTGTAGAGCGATGATTTTTTCTGGTTGTGGATTTGGACCTGTGGCTGAAGTATTTTCTGAAGCAGTAATTCGGGGTCCAACTGGTTTCACATTGGTGGGGGACAGAGAAATCCAGGAACTCCCTCATCTTTATTTGAATATCTTGGAACACATTTTACAGGATGTGGTGGTCAGTGAATCCCAGGAATACGAGAATCTATACCAGCTTTTATCCTCTTTGAGTAAATTAGAAGGAGATTTGGATGATTTGGATAGGGTCAGGAATATAATTTGGGAGAGAATGGCTGAGTTCTCTGATAACTTGCAGCTTCCCGGTTCCACTCGAGTTTATGCCTTAGAACTGATGCAATACCTGACAGGTAAAAACTCAAAGGGTTTCTCTGCTGCGATTCAATCTAATATTATACCATGGGAAGGATGGGATGAGATGCGCTTAACAAATAAAAAAAGTGAGACTACTGCCAATGAGGGTTTGGCAGATAATAGTGATAAATCTAACAGGTTTACAAGTACATTAGTTGCCCTCAAATCTTCTCAGCTTGTGGCAAACATCTCACCTACTATGGAAATTACCCCAGATGATATCCAGAATTTGGAGACAGCTGTTTCTTGCTTCCAAAAAATGTGTGATGTTGCTCAAAATTATTCACATGTTGAATCGTTGCTTGCTGTGTTGGGAGAATGGGAAGGATTTTTCTTGGTGAGGGAGGATAAGGAAGCCTCTGTACAAGTATCTGATGCTGGAAATGAATGGACTGGAGATAACTGGGATGAAGGATGGGAGAGTTTCCAAGAGAGTTCTATTTCCATTAACCCATTGCATGTGTGTTGGTTGGCAATCTTCAAGAAACTCGTAATGCTTTCCCATTTCAAAGATGTCCTTAGACTGATTGACCAGTCCTTACTGAAAGATAGTGGGATATTGCTTGATGAAGAAGGTGCAAGGAGTTTGAGCCAGATCTTTCTTGAAATAGATTGCTTCATGGCTTTAAAGTTGGTGCTATTACTGCCTTTTAAACCACTACAAGAACAGTGTTTGGCTGCTGTTGAGGACAAGTTGAAGCAAGCAGGCATCTCTGACACAATGGGTGGAGATCTTGAGTTATTGATGCTCGTGTTATTCTCTGGTGTTCTGTCCTCTATCATCTCCGATTCTTCATATGGTAATATGTTCTCTTATATCTGCTATTTGGTTGGGAATTTATCCCACAAGTGTCAAGCAGCTCAGTTACAAAATCAGAGGCGGAAAGGAAACAGTGCATTGGGAGAAAATGAGAGAGCCTTGTTGCTCTTTCGAACCGTACTATTCCCCTGTTTCATTTCAGAGCTTGTGAAGGGAGATCAGCAGCTTCTAGCTGGACTTGTTGTTACTAAATTCATGCACACAAACGCATCGCTTAGCCTTGTTAATATTGCTGAGGCAAGTCTCGGAAGATTTCTGGAGGTGCAGCTCAATGGTCTGCATGACAATTTCAATCTAGATGAGACACATTCACAGGATGCATTGCAGAATACTATATCCAGTTTGAGAGACAAAATGGAAAATCTGATCCAAGATGCATTGTCAACACTTTCAACTAACGTTAGATGA
- the LOC101298262 gene encoding vacuolar protein sorting-associated protein 26B-like: MNYIIGAFKPSCNISITFTDAKTRKQVPLKKEGGQAVSVPLFHSQENISGKISIEPIQGKKVEHNGVKVELLGQIEMYFDRGNFYDFTSLVRELDVPGEIYERKTYPFEFSTVEMPYETYNGVNVRLRYVLKVTVSRGYGGSIVEYQDFVVRNYTPPPSINNSIKMEVGIEDCLHIEFEYNKSKYHLKDVIIGKIYFLLVRIKIKNMDLEIRRRESTGSGPNTHVETETLAKFELMDGAPVRGESIPIRLFLSPYELTPTHRNINNKFSVKYYLNLVLVDEEDRRYFKQQEITIYRLQDSS, encoded by the exons ATG AATTACATAATTGGAGCATTCAAACCATCATGCAACATTTCAATCACATTTACTGATGCAAAAACTCGCAAGCAG GTTCCATTAAAGAAGGAAGGTGGCCAAGCGGTATCCGTCCCACTTTTTCACAGTCAAGAAAACATTTCTGGGAAG ATTTCTATAGAACCAATTCAAGGGAAAAAGGTTGAACACAATGGGGTGAAAGTTGAGCTCCTTGGTCAAATAG AGATGTACTTTGACAGAGGCAACTTCTATGACTTTACTTCCCTTG TTCGTGAACTTGATGTTCCTGGAGAGATATATGAAAGGAAGACATATCCTTTTGAGTTTTCTACAGTTGAAATGCCTTATGAGACTTACAATGGTGTCAATGTGAGGCTTAG GTATGTTCTGAAAGTCACAGTTAGTCGTGGTTATGGTGGTAGCATAGTGGAATACCAAGATTTTGTG GTTCGCAACTATACACCACCTCCATCTATCAACAATAGCATCAAG ATGGAAGTGGGAATTGAGGATTGTCTGCACATTGAGTTCGAGTACAACAAGAGCAA GTACCACCTGAAAGATGTTATTATTGGCAAGATATATTTTCTTCTTGTAAGAATCAAGATAAAGAATATGGATCTGGAGATCAGGCGTCGAGAGTCGACAGGGTCGGGTCCCAATACCCATGTTGAGACAGAGACACTTGCTAAGTTTGAATTGATGGATGGTGCTCCAGTCCGAG GTGAATCTATTCCCATTAGACTGTTTCTTAGCCCTTATGAACTGACACCTACACATCGCAACATCAACAATAAATTCAGCGTGAAGTATTATTTGAATCTTGTTTTGGTTGATGAGGAGGACCGGCGATATTTCAAACAGCAAGAGATCACTATATACAGGCTTCAAGATTCTTCATGA